Proteins from a single region of Mytilus trossulus isolate FHL-02 chromosome 2, PNRI_Mtr1.1.1.hap1, whole genome shotgun sequence:
- the LOC134708631 gene encoding major facilitator superfamily domain-containing protein 6-like, translating to MALEFDSDESDAEERSPSRESRKYKVHSLDSGYNKQKPKRDLIDTLFTYVNRDLLICKLFYFFFFAAFGSLFPLLAIYFKQLAMNPTQSGLLMGFRPFIEFCSAPFWGSLADRYRKAKELLLFSLLCWIVFTLAIAFVKPPHDHCLTGNATHAIPPGYVLRYKRALNQGPGYKVIPSSTTVQPVDIAGIHSSFKPFTTIHPHVHTLAHPAYKDTHNVLQNSNKLSEMKGSTHHPIIVQIHKGIHNLLNMSTTKPTQGLETTTINRKSDDSIKPMFSSIYYDKKDVQDTFFTLLLLIVIGEFFSAPAITFVDSVTLEYLGEDIDNYGRQRMFGSLGWGLAMFFVGLALDHSSTFPDHPCGIKHIAEKNYTICFAVFSVLMSCALITATQLQFRHHQGGRDIQLMEIVVRVKDRVMERITGEKRPHSGPLFDDADSDINYLESKAAVQKQASENQEGQQEVNDCQISLDKRPDMVTDAVSKPTDDAIEEPFLGKWIAVIKMLATFKYISVLFVAWFMGFGIGLIFTFLFWHLQDIGGSPTLFGVASILNHVSELLAFFFSRKIISSFGHIRVLYAGLLGNVARFIYISLLKNPWWVLPFELIQGVTHAAVWAACCSYITHAIPSELRSSAQGILQGLHHGLGRGCGAVFGGIMVYSYGTIVTFRAYGITCLIILIFYAGLNRFFGNRAHFSYGSSMKHERLEEESPTLHLAPHGVPSGMARDLSSSRLKEEGKIDKLLI from the exons ATGGCACTGGAATTTGATTCGGATGAAAGTGACGCAGAGGAAAGATCACCGTCTAGAGAAAGTAGAAAGTATAAAGTTCATTCGTTAGATTCCGGATATAATAAACAGAAACCAAAACGTGATCTTATAGATACACTTTTCACGTATGTAAATAGAGATTTATTGATATGCAaattattttacttctttttcttTGCGGCATTTGGATCACTCTTCCCACTGCTTGCAATTTACTTCAAGCAGTTGGCAATGAATCCGACTCAGAGTGGTCTTTTAATGGGATTCCGACCATTTATAGAATTTTGCAGTGCTCCATTTTGGGGAAGTCTTGCTGACAGGTACAGAAAAGCCAAAGAACTGCTTCTATTTTCGTTGTTGTGTTGGATAGTATTCACTCTTGCTATAGCATTTGTTAAACCACCACATGACCATTGTTTGACTGGAAATGCCACTCATGCGATACCACCTGGATATGTTTTAAGGTATAAACGTGCTCTTAATCAAGGTCCCGGATACAAGGTCATTCCTAGCTCAACTACGGTTCAACCAGTTGATATAGCCGGAATCCATTCAAGTTTTAAACCTTTTACAACTATTCATCCTCATGTACATACATTGGCTCATCCTGCATACAAAGACACACACAATGTACTACAAAACAGCAATAAGTTATCAGAAATGAAAGGTAGTACCCACCACCCGATTATTGTTCAGATCCATAAAGGAATACACAATCTTTTAAACATGTCAACCACTAAGCCAACACAGGGTCTTGAGACAACTACGATAAATAGAAAATCTGACGATTCTATCAAACCCATGTTTAGTTCTATATATTACGACAAGAAAGACGTGCAGGACACATTTTTCACTTTACTTTTATTGATTGTCATTGGGGAATTCTTTAGTGCACCGGCCATTACGTTTGTCGATTCAGTAACACTTGAATATCTCGGTGAAGATATTGACAATTACGGCCGTCAACGTATGTTCGGCTCGCTAGGTTGGGGACTAGCAATGTTTTTCGTTGGTCTTGCGTTAGACCATTCATCAACATTTCCAGATCACCCTTGTGGTATAAAGCACATTGCCGAAAAGAACTATACAATTTGTTTTGCCGTTTTTTCTGTCTTAATGAGTTGTGCTTTGATAACTGCAACTCAGCTCCAATTCAGACACCATCAAGGCGGGAGAGACATACAGCTTATGGAAATTGTAGTTCGGGTAAAAGATAGGGTGATGGAGAGAATCACGGGCGAAAAGCGTCCTCATTCTGGACCGCTCTTCGACGATGCTGACAGTGATATAAACTACTTAGAATCAAAAGCTGCGGTTCAAAAGCAAGCATCGGAGAACCAGGAAGGGCAACAGGAAGTTAATGACTGTCAGATATCTCTTGACAAGCGACCAGATATGGTCACTGATGCTGTATCTAAACCAACAGACGATGCCATTGAAGAACCATTTTTAGGAAAATGGATTGCTGTTATAAAGATGCTTGCAACATTCAAGTATATTTCAGTACTATTTGTGGCATGGTTTATGGGATTTGGTATTGGTTTGATATTCACCTTCCTGTTTTGGCATTTACAAGACATTGGTGGTAGTCCTACATTATTTGGTGTGGCCTCCATACTCAATCACGTCTCTGAATTGCTAGCATTCTTCTTTAGTCGTAAAATAATTTCTTCGTTTG GACATATAAGGGTGCTTTATGCTGGTTTGTTGGGAAATGTTGCCAGATTTATCTATATATCGTTACTCAAGAATCCATGGTGGGTGCTTCCATTTGAACTTATACAGG GTGTTACCCACGCCGCTGTGTGGGCTGCCTGTTGTTCCTACATCACACATGCAATTCCTTCCGAGCTTCGTTCTTCTGCCCAGGGAATATTACAAGGATTACACCATGGGCTAGGAAGAGGATGTGGTGCTGTGTTTGGGGGTATCATGGTGTATAGTTATG GTACTATAGTGACTTTCCGAGCCTATGGGATAACCTGTTTGATAATCTTGATCTTCTATGCGGGTCTGAATCGTTTCTTTGGAAACAGAGCACATTTCTCTTATGGATCTAGCATGAAGCATGAACGTCTTGAAGAGGAGTCGCCTACGTTACATTTAGCTCCACATGGAGTTCCCTCTGGAATGGCACGAGACCTGTCTAGTAGTAGATTGAAAGAAGAAGGTAAAATAGATAAATTGCTTATATAA